The sequence below is a genomic window from Variovorax paradoxus B4.
CAGGATCGCGTTCTTCGCACTCAGCCCCACCAGCACGATCAGTCCGATCTGCGTGAAGACGTTGTTGTCACCCCCCGATATCCATACGCCCGTCATTGCGGCCAGGATGCCCATGGGCACGATCAGGATGATGGCGATCGGCAGCGTCAGGCTCTCGTACTGCGCGGCCAGCACCAGGAACACCAGCAGGATGGCCAGCGGGAACACCAGGAAGGCGGAGTTGCCGGCCAGAATTTCCTGGTAGGTCAGCTCGGTCCACTCGAAGCTCACGCCCTTGGGCAGCGTCTCGGCCGCGATCTTGGTGATCACGTCCTGCGCCTGGCCCGACGAATAACCGGGGGCGGGGCCGCCGTTGATGTCGGCCGCGAGGTAGCCGTTGTAGCGCATGGCGCGTTCCGGCCCGAAGGTCGAATTCACCTTCATCAGCGCGGACAGCGGCACCATCTCGCCCGTGGTCGAGCGCACCTTCAGCATGCCCACGTCTTCGGCGCGGGCGCGGTAAGGCGCATCGGCCTGCACGCGCACGCTGTAGGTGCGGCCGAACTTGTTGAAGTCGTTCGCATACAGGCTGCCGAGATAGATCTGCATGGTGTCGAAGATGTCCGTCACGGGCACGCCGAGCTGGCGCGCCTTGGTGCGGTCGATGTCGGCATACAGCTGCGGCACGTTGACCTGCCAGCTCGTGAACATGCCCGTGAGTTCGGGCGCGGCATAGGCCTTGGCCATGAAGGCCTTTACCGCCGCGTCCATCTGGTCGTAGCCGACCGAGGCGCGGTCTTCGATCTGCAGCTTGAAGCCGCCCGTGGTGCCCAGGCCCGCCACCGGCGGCGGCGGGAACATCACGATGAACGCGTCCTGGATGCTGGCAAACGCGCCGTTGAGCTGCCCCGCCACCGCACCGCCACTCTGGTCGGCGCGCTTGCGCTGGTCGAAGGGCTTGAGCGTGGCGAACACGATGCCCGAATTCGAGCTGTTGGTGAAGCCGTTGATCGAGAGGCCCGGAAAGGCGATGGCGTCTTCCACGTTCGGGTTCTTCTTCATGATCTCGCCCATGCGCTGGATCACCTCGTCGGTGCGGTCGAGCGTGGCGCCGTCGGGCAGCTGGGCAAAGCCGATCAGGTATTGCTTGTCCTGCGCCGGCACGAAGCCGCTGGGCACCGCCTTGAAGAGGCCGAAGGTCACGCCGATCAGCGCGAGGTAGATCACCAGCATCAGCGTCTTGCGCGAGATCACGCTCTTGACGCCGCCGCTGTAGGCTTCCGAACCACGGCTGAAGAGCCTGTTGAAGCCGCGGAACAGCCAGCCGAAGACCTTGTCCATGCCGCGGGTCAGCGCGTCCTTGGGCTGGTCGTGGCCGCGCAGCAGCAGTGCGGCGAGCGCGGGCGACAGCGTGAGCGAGTTGATGGCAGAGATCACCGTCGAGATCGCGATGGTCACCGCGAACTGGCGATAGAACTGGCCCGTGAGGCCGCTGATGAAGGCCAGCGGCACGAACACGGCCACCAGCACCAGCGCAATCGCGATGATGGGCCCGGACACTTCGCGCATTGCCCGATAAGTGGCTTCACGCGGCGTCAAACCCGCCTCGATGTTCCGCTCGACGTTCTCCACCACCACGATGGCGTCATCCACCACGATGCCGATCGCCAGCACCAGCCCGAACAGGCTCAGCGCATTGATCGAGAAACCCAGGATGTGCAGCACCGCGAAGGTGCCGATCACCGACACCGGCACGGCCAGCAGCGGAATGATGGAAGCGCGCCACGTCTGCAGGAACAGGATCACGACCAGCACCACCAGCATGATGGCTTCGAGCAGCGTGTGGATCACCGATTCGATCGACGCGCGCACGAACTGCGTCGGGTCGTAGGCGATGCGGTATTCCAGGCCTTCGGGCATGTTCTTGTTGAGCTCGGCCATCGTCTTGCGTACGTTGGACGAGATGTCGAGCGCGTTGGAGCCCGGTGCCTGGAACACGCCCATGCCGACGGCCGGGTCGTTGTTCAGGAGCGAACGCAGCGAGTAGTCGGCAGCGCCCATCTCGAGGCGGCCGATGTCGCGCAGCCGGGTCACGGCGCCGTCGGTGCCGCTCTTGACGATGATGTCGCCGAATTCTTCCTCGCTCTGCAGGCGCCCTTGCGCATTGATCGAGAGCTGCATGTCCACGCCCGACAGGCCCGGCGAAGCGCCGACCACGCCGGCCGCGGCCTGCACGTTCTGGCCGCGGATCGCAGCCACCACGTCGCTGGCCGACAGGCCGCGCTGCGCGACCTTTTGCGGATCGAGCCAGACGCGCATCGAGTAGTCGCCGCCGCCGAAGATCTGCACCTGGCCCACGCCTTCGATGCGCGCGAGCGGGTCCTTCACGTTCAGCACCGCGTAGTTGCGCAGGTAGTTGATGTCGTAGCGGTTGTTCGGCGAGACGAGGTGGACCACCATCGTCAGGTCAGGGGCGCTCTTGACGGTCGTGATGCCGAGGCGGCGCACTTCTTCCGGCAGGCGCGGCTCGGCTTGCGAGACGCGGTTCTGCACCAGCTGCTGTGCCTTGTCGGGATCGGTGCCCAGGCGGAAGGTGACGGTGAGCGTGAGCACGCCGTCGGTCGTTGCCTGGCTGCCCATGTAGAGCATGCCTTCGACACCGTTGATCTGCTCTTCGAGCGGCGTGGCCACCGTTTCGGCGATCACCTTCGGGTTGGCGCCCGGGTACTGGGCGCGCACCACCACCGAGGGCGGCGCGACTTCCGGGTACTCCGAGATCGGCAGCCCGCGCAGCGCGATCAGGCCGGCTATCAGTATCAATAGCGACAGCACGCCGGCAAAGATCGGCCGGTCGATGAAGAATTTAGAGAGATTCATGTTGTTTCTCCGGCGAGCGCCAAGGCGCTCCCCTCCGAGTTCAGGACTTCGCGGCTTCCGCGACGCGTTCCGGTTGTTGTTGCTTCGTGTCGGCCTTGGCGTCCATCGTCACCGTCTGCGGCGCCACCAGCGCACCGGGGCGGATGTGCTGCAGGCCGTTGACCACGACGCGGTCGCCCACCTTCAGGCCCTTGCTCACGACACGCAGGCCGTTGATCGATGCGCCGAGCGCCACTTCGCGATAGACGGCCTTGTTGTCGTCGCCCACGACCATCACGAACTTCTTGTTCTGGTCGGTGCCGATGGCGCGCTCGCTCACCAGCAGCGCGGTGTCGCTGCGCGCCTGGCCCATGCGGATGCGGGCGAACTGGCCGGGAATGAGGCTGCCGTCCTTGTTGTCGAAGGAGGCCCGCACACGCACGGTGCCGCTGCGCGCGTCGACCTGGTTGTCGATCAGCTGCAGCTTGCCGGTGAAGGGCGTGCCCTCGAGGCCGGCGGTGCCCATCTGCACGGGAATGCTCTCGATCTGGCCGCGGGCGCTGGCGCCGCTCGGCAGATCCTTCAGGGCGCGCGTGATCACCTGCTCGTCGGCGTCGAAGCTCGCATAGATCGGGCTCACCGACACCAGCGTGGTCAGCACCGGCGCGCCGGGGCCGGCAGCCACCAGGTTGCCCATCGTCACTTCGAGCTTGCCGATGCGGCCCGCGACCGGCGCCCGCACCTGGGTGTAGCCCAGGTTCAGCCGCGCCGACTGCAGCGACGCTTGCGCGGCGCGCAGGTTGGCTTCGGCTTCACGCGCGGCGTTCACGCGCTCGTCGTATTCGCGCTGGGCGATGGCCTGCTGGTCCCACAGGCGCTTGGCGCGCTCCTGCTCGCTGCGGCTGAAGGCCTGGCGGGCCTGGGCCGAGGCCACCTGCGCTTCGGCGCGCTCCACTTCGGCTGCGTATGGCGCGGGGTCGATGGTGATCAGCAGGTCGCCCTGCTTCACCAGTGCGCCTTCGCGGAAGTGCACCGACTGCACGGCGCCCGCCACGCGGGAACGCACGTCGACACGTTGCACCGCCTCGAGCCGGCCCGAGAACTCGTCCCAGGCATTGATCTCGCTCGAAGCCACGGTGGCCACCGAGACCGGCGTGCCCTGCTGCGCCGCGGCCGGTGCCGTGGCCTCGGCCTTGAAGCTGTGCATGCCGAGCACCGCGGCGGCCACCGCCAGCAGCGCGGTGAGGCCGGTCACTGCGGGCCACAGGCCCTTGCGGGCGGCGGAAGAAAGGTTTTGCTTGTTGTTCGACATGATGGTTCGTCCTTCTCGATGACTTCTTGGGATGCAACAGGCCATCCCGGCGCTTTTGGCGCCAGGAGGCGGAACTCGAAAATGACCGGGGTTACCGGTGGGCCGAGGGGCGGCGTCGCGTCGTCAGCAGGGCTGCCGCGACCGGCCCGCCTAGCTGGGCTTGGGTGCTACCGGAGGCGGCGTGGTGGCACTGAAAAACTCGCGGAAATGCTGCTGCACGCTGGCTTCGCAGGTCTTGCAACCCGAGGGCTCGGGGTCGTACAGCGCCTTGGGCCAGTTGGCGGCACCGGGCAGGACGCTGCTGGTGACGTCGATGCCGGCCGCGCGCAGGCGCCCGGCAAAAGTCATCGCCTCGTCGCGCATGGCATCGTCGGGACCCACCAGCACCAGGGCCGGCGCCAGGGACGACAGCCGCAGCGATCCGCTCGGCACCGCGTAGGGGTGCATCGCGTTCGACGGGCAGCTCAGGTACTTTTCCCAACCCGTGGCCCAGCGGCATTCGGCGGAGTCGTTGGTGGCCTTGCGCAGCGATGCCGTGCCCGCGCACGGATCGAGCATGGGCGACAGCAGGATCTGCCCGGCCAGCGGCGGATGCGCCCGGTCGCGGGCGATCAGCGCCACCCCGGCGGCCAGGTTGCCGCCGGCCTCTTCGCCGGCCAGGTACACCCGGGCGCCCTTGCCGCCGAGCTTCACGCGCTGCTTGTAGAGCCATTCGAGCGCGGCATAACCCACTTCGATAGGCTCTGGGAAAGGCGATTCGGGCGCCAGCGGATAGTCCACCGACACCACCACCGCGCCCGCGCCGGCCAGCAGCCGCGCCACGTTGCGTCCGTTGTCCAGGTTGCCGCAGATGAAGGTGCCGCCGTGGAAATGCAGCACCAGCGGCACCGTTTCACCCCGCGGGCGCAGCCCGTAGACCCGGGCGCCCACGGGCTCCCGGCCGGGCAGCTCGATCGAAAGATCGGCTTCCACGCCTTGCGCCGCGGCGAGAGCAGCGGCTTCGGCAGAGCGGGACGATGGACGGGGTGACATGGAGGCAACCTCAGGAGGATTGGCGATAGTCGAAATATAAGGCGGCCAGTGTGGCGTTAAACAGGCAAGCTGCCCCTACTCTGTTTCCAAACAGCTAACAATCCAGGAAACGCCGGGGATTGCCGCCTTGTGTGAGAATCCGCGTCCTCTCGGCAATGGCCGGGCTCCCAGGAACAGTCATCAATGGATCAAATCCAGGCAATGCGGATCTTTGTTCGCGTGGTGGAAGCGGGCACGTTCACCCGGGCCGCGGACTCGCTCGCCCTGCCCAAGGGAACGGTCACCAAGCAGATCCAGGCGCTGGAATCGCGCCTGCGGGTGAAGCTGCTCAACCGCACCACGCGGCGAGTGACCGTGACGCCGGACGGCGCGGCCTACTACGAGCGCGCGGCGCGCCTGCTGAACGACTTCGACGACATCGAAGCGAGCATGACCAACGCGCAGGCCAATCCCACGGGGCGCCTGCGCATCGATATAGGCACCTCGGTGGCGCGGCTGATCATCCTGCCCGCGCTGGCCACCTTCTGCGACCGCTACCCCGAGATCCAGGTCGACCTGGGCGTGAGCGACCGCACGGTCGACCTCATCAGCGACAACGTCGACTGCGTGATCCGGGCCGGCGAACTGAGCGACCAG
It includes:
- a CDS encoding efflux RND transporter permease subunit translates to MNLSKFFIDRPIFAGVLSLLILIAGLIALRGLPISEYPEVAPPSVVVRAQYPGANPKVIAETVATPLEEQINGVEGMLYMGSQATTDGVLTLTVTFRLGTDPDKAQQLVQNRVSQAEPRLPEEVRRLGITTVKSAPDLTMVVHLVSPNNRYDINYLRNYAVLNVKDPLARIEGVGQVQIFGGGDYSMRVWLDPQKVAQRGLSASDVVAAIRGQNVQAAAGVVGASPGLSGVDMQLSINAQGRLQSEEEFGDIIVKSGTDGAVTRLRDIGRLEMGAADYSLRSLLNNDPAVGMGVFQAPGSNALDISSNVRKTMAELNKNMPEGLEYRIAYDPTQFVRASIESVIHTLLEAIMLVVLVVILFLQTWRASIIPLLAVPVSVIGTFAVLHILGFSINALSLFGLVLAIGIVVDDAIVVVENVERNIEAGLTPREATYRAMREVSGPIIAIALVLVAVFVPLAFISGLTGQFYRQFAVTIAISTVISAINSLTLSPALAALLLRGHDQPKDALTRGMDKVFGWLFRGFNRLFSRGSEAYSGGVKSVISRKTLMLVIYLALIGVTFGLFKAVPSGFVPAQDKQYLIGFAQLPDGATLDRTDEVIQRMGEIMKKNPNVEDAIAFPGLSINGFTNSSNSGIVFATLKPFDQRKRADQSGGAVAGQLNGAFASIQDAFIVMFPPPPVAGLGTTGGFKLQIEDRASVGYDQMDAAVKAFMAKAYAAPELTGMFTSWQVNVPQLYADIDRTKARQLGVPVTDIFDTMQIYLGSLYANDFNKFGRTYSVRVQADAPYRARAEDVGMLKVRSTTGEMVPLSALMKVNSTFGPERAMRYNGYLAADINGGPAPGYSSGQAQDVITKIAAETLPKGVSFEWTELTYQEILAGNSAFLVFPLAILLVFLVLAAQYESLTLPIAIILIVPMGILAAMTGVWISGGDNNVFTQIGLIVLVGLSAKNAILIVEFARELEFAGRTPIQAAIEASRLRLRPILMTSLAFVMGVLPLVLSTGAGSEMRKAMGVAVFAGMIGVTAFGLFLTPVFYVLLRRLAGNRPLKLHGEVPHGEEFVSAGHPVASAPSSHGGGSGGGGLHPVPASPRPSHD
- a CDS encoding efflux RND transporter periplasmic adaptor subunit codes for the protein MSNNKQNLSSAARKGLWPAVTGLTALLAVAAAVLGMHSFKAEATAPAAAQQGTPVSVATVASSEINAWDEFSGRLEAVQRVDVRSRVAGAVQSVHFREGALVKQGDLLITIDPAPYAAEVERAEAQVASAQARQAFSRSEQERAKRLWDQQAIAQREYDERVNAAREAEANLRAAQASLQSARLNLGYTQVRAPVAGRIGKLEVTMGNLVAAGPGAPVLTTLVSVSPIYASFDADEQVITRALKDLPSGASARGQIESIPVQMGTAGLEGTPFTGKLQLIDNQVDARSGTVRVRASFDNKDGSLIPGQFARIRMGQARSDTALLVSERAIGTDQNKKFVMVVGDDNKAVYREVALGASINGLRVVSKGLKVGDRVVVNGLQHIRPGALVAPQTVTMDAKADTKQQQPERVAEAAKS
- a CDS encoding alpha/beta hydrolase — protein: MSPRPSSRSAEAAALAAAQGVEADLSIELPGREPVGARVYGLRPRGETVPLVLHFHGGTFICGNLDNGRNVARLLAGAGAVVVSVDYPLAPESPFPEPIEVGYAALEWLYKQRVKLGGKGARVYLAGEEAGGNLAAGVALIARDRAHPPLAGQILLSPMLDPCAGTASLRKATNDSAECRWATGWEKYLSCPSNAMHPYAVPSGSLRLSSLAPALVLVGPDDAMRDEAMTFAGRLRAAGIDVTSSVLPGAANWPKALYDPEPSGCKTCEASVQQHFREFFSATTPPPVAPKPS